One genomic segment of Mycolicibacterium gilvum includes these proteins:
- the zomB gene encoding flagellar motor control protein ZomB — protein MPQSSSADTVVRVRISLWLSVTAVALLFGWGAWQRRWIADDGLIVLRTTRNMLAGNGPVFNAGERVEANTSTAWSYLMYFGGLVAGPARLEYVALTFALILSVLGVVLVMLGTARLYAPVLRGRKALLLPAGALVYIAVPPARDFATSGLENGLVLAYLGLLWWMMVAWSQARRETTRTFDAALAAVAGFSVLVRPELALIGGLALVMMLIAAGGWRRRALIFVAGGLLPVAYQIFRMGYYGLLFPGTALAKDATGAKWQQGFTYLANFNQPYLLWAAAVLLIGLAVMVMLLCGRPPRVDRRPGSGRLARLVQSPSAVVVFMLLSGLLQAVYWIRQGGDFMHGRVLLTPLFCLLAPVSVIPLLLPDGRRMARGAGYLYAGATSLLWLAVAGWSLWAAHSPGMGADATRVTYTGIVDERRFYAQATGHAHPLTAADYLDYPRMRAVVTAIENTPDGALLLPSGNYDMWDVVPAYPPPPDAPPDYRGPHTVFFTNMGMLGMNVGLDVRVIDQIGLANPLAAHTARIEDGRIGHDKNLFPDWAVAEGPFFKVEPYIPDYLDEDWIRQAEVALTCPETERMLDAIRAPMGPRRFLSNLVNAAEYTRYRLDRVPLYELHRCGLPIPEPINPQYTGMPPTGP, from the coding sequence GCGAACGGGTGGAGGCCAACACCTCGACGGCCTGGTCGTACCTGATGTATTTCGGTGGCCTGGTCGCAGGCCCCGCCCGGCTCGAGTACGTCGCGCTGACCTTCGCGCTGATCCTCAGTGTGCTCGGCGTCGTGCTGGTGATGCTCGGCACCGCGCGGCTGTACGCCCCCGTCCTGAGAGGCCGCAAGGCGCTGCTGCTGCCGGCCGGGGCGCTGGTCTACATCGCGGTGCCCCCGGCGCGCGACTTCGCCACCTCGGGTCTCGAAAACGGTTTGGTGCTGGCCTATCTCGGTCTGCTGTGGTGGATGATGGTGGCCTGGTCGCAGGCCCGGCGGGAGACGACACGGACCTTCGACGCAGCACTCGCGGCGGTGGCCGGGTTCAGCGTGCTGGTGCGTCCCGAACTCGCGCTGATCGGTGGGCTCGCACTGGTGATGATGCTGATCGCCGCAGGCGGTTGGCGCAGACGGGCGCTGATCTTCGTCGCGGGCGGGCTGCTGCCGGTGGCCTACCAGATCTTCCGGATGGGCTACTACGGTCTGCTGTTTCCCGGTACGGCGCTGGCCAAGGATGCGACCGGGGCGAAGTGGCAGCAGGGCTTCACCTACCTGGCGAACTTCAACCAGCCCTATCTGCTGTGGGCGGCCGCGGTGCTGCTGATCGGCCTGGCGGTCATGGTGATGCTGCTGTGCGGGCGGCCGCCACGGGTCGACCGTCGCCCGGGTTCGGGCCGGCTCGCCCGGCTGGTCCAGAGCCCTTCGGCCGTCGTGGTTTTCATGCTTCTCAGCGGCCTGCTGCAGGCGGTGTACTGGATCCGCCAGGGTGGCGACTTCATGCACGGCCGCGTGCTGCTGACACCGTTGTTCTGCCTGCTGGCGCCGGTGTCGGTGATCCCGCTGCTGCTGCCCGACGGCCGCCGGATGGCGCGCGGTGCGGGCTATCTGTACGCCGGGGCGACCAGCCTGCTGTGGCTCGCGGTCGCCGGTTGGTCGCTGTGGGCCGCGCACTCGCCGGGCATGGGCGCCGACGCCACCCGGGTCACCTACACCGGCATCGTCGACGAACGGCGCTTCTACGCCCAGGCGACGGGTCACGCCCACCCGCTGACCGCGGCGGACTACCTGGACTACCCGCGGATGCGCGCGGTGGTCACCGCGATCGAGAACACCCCGGACGGGGCGCTGCTGCTGCCGTCGGGGAACTACGACATGTGGGACGTGGTGCCGGCCTATCCGCCGCCGCCGGACGCACCCCCGGACTACCGCGGGCCGCACACGGTGTTCTTCACCAACATGGGCATGCTCGGCATGAACGTCGGCCTCGACGTGCGCGTCATCGATCAGATCGGGCTGGCCAATCCCCTTGCCGCACATACCGCCCGGATCGAGGACGGCCGAATCGGCCACGACAAGAACCTCTTTCCCGACTGGGCGGTCGCCGAGGGGCCGTTCTTCAAGGTCGAGCCCTACATCCCGGACTATCTGGACGAGGACTGGATCCGCCAGGCGGAGGTGGCCCTGACGTGTCCGGAGACCGAGAGGATGCTCGACGCGATCCGGGCGCCGATGGGTCCGCGCCGGTTCCTGTCGAATCTGGTGAACGCCGCGGAGTACACCCGCTACCGGCTGGACCGGGTGCCGCTCTACGAACTGCACCGGTGCGGTCTGCCGATTCCCGAGCCGATCAATCCGCAGTACACCGGGATGCCGCCGACGGGTCCGTGA
- a CDS encoding esterase family protein, translating to MKFVGKLRAAARRSTVVALAAIVLPGLISAVGGSATAGAFSRPGLPVEYLMVPSAGMGRDIKVQFQSGGPNAPGVYLLDGLRAQEDFNGWDINTPAFEWYLDSGLAVIMPVGGQSSFYSDWYSPACGKAGCSTYKWETFLTQELPAYLAANKGVDPNRNAAVGLSMAGSAALTLAIYHPQQFQYAASLSGYLNPSEGWWPFLINISMGDAGGYKANDMWGRTEDESSAWKRNDPMVNIGKLVANNTRIWVYAGNGKPAEVNGNVAGDNLPAKFLESLTLRTNKTFQEEYIAAGGKNGVFNFPAGGTHDWPYWGQQLQQMKPDIQRVLGAVPQPSAPAAAAGAEAPGAGG from the coding sequence ATGAAGTTCGTTGGGAAGCTGCGCGCAGCAGCTCGCCGGAGCACGGTGGTCGCGCTTGCGGCGATCGTGCTGCCCGGTCTGATCAGCGCCGTGGGTGGCTCGGCCACCGCCGGCGCGTTCTCGCGTCCGGGCCTTCCGGTGGAGTACCTGATGGTGCCCTCGGCCGGTATGGGACGCGACATCAAGGTCCAGTTCCAGAGCGGCGGGCCGAACGCGCCCGGCGTGTACCTGCTCGACGGTCTGCGTGCGCAGGAAGACTTCAACGGCTGGGACATCAACACCCCGGCGTTCGAGTGGTACCTCGACTCCGGCCTCGCGGTGATCATGCCCGTCGGCGGCCAGTCCAGCTTCTACAGCGACTGGTACAGCCCGGCCTGTGGCAAGGCCGGTTGCAGCACCTACAAGTGGGAGACCTTCCTGACCCAGGAGCTGCCCGCCTACCTCGCCGCCAACAAGGGCGTCGACCCGAACCGCAACGCCGCCGTCGGCCTGTCGATGGCCGGTTCGGCCGCGCTGACGCTGGCGATCTACCACCCGCAGCAGTTCCAGTACGCGGCGTCGCTGTCGGGCTACCTGAACCCGTCCGAGGGATGGTGGCCGTTCCTGATCAACATCTCGATGGGTGACGCGGGCGGCTACAAGGCCAACGACATGTGGGGCCGCACCGAGGACGAGAGCAGCGCCTGGAAGCGCAACGACCCGATGGTCAACATCGGCAAGCTGGTCGCCAACAACACCCGCATCTGGGTCTACGCGGGCAACGGCAAGCCGGCCGAGGTCAACGGCAACGTGGCGGGCGACAACTTGCCGGCCAAGTTCCTGGAGAGCCTCACGCTGCGCACCAACAAGACCTTCCAGGAGGAGTACATCGCCGCGGGCGGCAAGAACGGCGTGTTCAACTTCCCGGCGGGCGGCACGCACGACTGGCCCTACTGGGGACAGCAGCTGCAGCAGATGAAGCCTGACATCCAGCGGGTGCTCGGCGCGGTTCCGCAGCCGTCGGCACCGGCAGCAGCGGCCGGAGCCGAGGCCCCCGGCGCGGGCGGCTAG